The Stappia sp. genome window below encodes:
- a CDS encoding YbaK/EbsC family protein: MATVSSKERGARSSKERVAQAARAAGLTIDIHDMPASTRTAEEAAAACGCEVAQIVKSLVYLGAESDRVILLLVSGVNRVDEAGVAERIGEPLRRPDGRTVRARTGFAIGGVSPLGHAGDVAVHIDEDLLRFDTVWAAAGAPNSVFQATPEDIRRATGATPLRMRA, encoded by the coding sequence ATGGCAACCGTTTCCAGCAAGGAGCGCGGCGCGCGGAGCAGCAAGGAGCGCGTCGCGCAGGCGGCCCGCGCGGCCGGCCTGACCATCGACATCCACGACATGCCCGCCTCCACGCGCACCGCCGAGGAAGCGGCGGCTGCCTGCGGCTGCGAGGTGGCGCAGATCGTCAAGTCGCTGGTCTATCTCGGCGCCGAGAGCGACCGCGTGATCCTGCTTCTGGTCAGCGGGGTGAACCGGGTCGACGAGGCGGGCGTTGCTGAGCGGATCGGCGAGCCCCTGCGCCGTCCCGACGGGCGCACGGTGCGCGCCCGCACGGGCTTCGCCATCGGCGGCGTGTCCCCGCTCGGTCATGCCGGCGACGTGGCGGTCCATATCGACGAGGATCTTCTGCGCTTCGACACGGTGTGGGCCGCCGCCGGCGCGCCGAACAGCGTCTTTCAGGCGACGCCGGAGGATATCCGGCGCGCCACCGGCGCGACGCCGCTCAGGATGCGGGCGTGA
- a CDS encoding GNAT family N-acetyltransferase — protein MSVVSLDLAGYTDLPPGKVAMIVTYLEMRAQPLVRRIERPDLALERITDPDPAAYRALFRRIGHDWLWFGRLGADDAELLKLLQEPARELYFCRSNGEAVGLLELNFADPENAELAYFGLVPEAIGSGAGRWLMNQALARVWARPETKRMWLHTCTADSPQALGFYRSCGFTPYKRAIEVADDPRLSGLLPETAGPNIPVIDV, from the coding sequence ATGTCCGTCGTTTCGCTCGATCTCGCCGGTTACACCGACCTGCCGCCCGGCAAGGTCGCGATGATCGTCACCTATCTGGAAATGCGCGCCCAGCCGCTGGTGCGCCGGATCGAGCGCCCGGATCTCGCGCTTGAGCGCATCACGGACCCGGACCCGGCGGCCTATCGCGCGCTGTTTCGCCGGATCGGCCACGACTGGCTGTGGTTCGGGCGTCTGGGCGCGGATGACGCGGAATTGCTGAAGCTGCTTCAGGAGCCGGCGCGCGAACTCTACTTCTGTCGCAGCAACGGCGAGGCGGTCGGACTGCTGGAACTCAATTTCGCCGATCCGGAGAACGCGGAACTCGCCTACTTCGGCCTGGTGCCGGAGGCCATCGGCAGCGGCGCCGGGCGCTGGCTGATGAACCAGGCGCTCGCCCGGGTCTGGGCGCGGCCCGAGACAAAGCGGATGTGGCTGCACACCTGCACCGCCGACAGCCCGCAGGCGCTCGGCTTCTACCGCTCCTGCGGCTTCACGCCCTACAAGCGCGCCATCGAGGTCGCCGACGATCCGCGTCTGAGCGGCCTGCTGCCGGAAACGGCGGGGCCGAACATTCCGGTCATCGACGTCTGA
- the flhA gene encoding flagellar biosynthesis protein FlhA: MSEVTASGGGQGNVPADPQAAGQPAGGGLNLGAFGVNVASLWDSIKRGEIALALGVMIILVVLILPMPAFMLDLFLAISIIFSVLILMTGLFIQKPLEFSSFPTVLLIATMLRLALNLASTRLILSGGHEGTDAAGQVIQAFGNFVMGGNFIIGIIVFSILVIVNFIVITKGSGRIAEVAARFTLDAMPGKQMAIDADLSAGLIDEATARQRRRDLEDESSFFGAMDGASKFVRGDAIAGLLITFINIVGGIIIGVAQMDLSFGDAATTYTLLTIGDGLVSQIPALIVSTAAGLLVSKAGVSGAADKALAKQLSGYPKALGMSSFVMVTLSLLPGIPMLPFLGLAGLAGYLAFKAGKQQQVVAEQAKVAEIAAAEPPAPSEPPIADSLKMDELRIELGYALLPLINDQGAQGDQLTEQIKALRRQLASDLGILMPPVRILDNIQLGANDYVIKVKEVPAGQGQLFPNHYMVMDPQGGQVNLPGQHTTEPTFGLPATWVEGQYREDAALRGYTVVDPATVLATHLTETIRGNVSELLTYADVQKLLKEITGEQAKLVEDIVPSQITVSGIQRVLQALLAERISVRDLGTILEGIAEATGFTRNPAHIAEHVRSRLARQISAANTAPGGYLPLIALSPQWEQAFLESIVGEGEDRALAMAPSKLQDFVRLVRDAFEQAAQAGEVPVLLTSPQTRPFVRSIVERFRAHTTVMSQNEVHPRTRLKTVGTV, translated from the coding sequence ATGAGTGAGGTGACGGCGAGCGGCGGCGGCCAGGGCAACGTGCCGGCGGATCCGCAAGCGGCGGGTCAGCCCGCCGGCGGCGGCCTCAACCTCGGCGCGTTCGGCGTCAACGTCGCGAGCTTGTGGGACAGCATCAAGCGCGGCGAGATCGCGCTCGCGCTCGGCGTGATGATCATTCTGGTCGTGCTGATCCTGCCGATGCCGGCGTTCATGCTCGACCTGTTCCTGGCCATCTCGATCATCTTCTCCGTGCTGATCCTGATGACCGGCCTGTTCATCCAGAAGCCGCTGGAGTTCTCGTCCTTTCCCACCGTGCTGCTGATCGCCACGATGCTGCGGCTGGCGCTCAACCTCGCCTCGACCCGGCTGATCCTGTCGGGCGGACACGAAGGCACCGATGCCGCCGGCCAGGTCATCCAGGCCTTCGGCAACTTCGTGATGGGCGGCAATTTCATCATCGGGATCATCGTCTTCTCGATCCTGGTGATCGTGAACTTCATCGTCATCACCAAGGGCTCGGGGCGTATCGCCGAGGTCGCGGCGCGCTTCACCCTCGACGCCATGCCCGGCAAGCAGATGGCGATCGACGCGGATCTCTCGGCCGGGCTCATCGACGAGGCGACCGCGCGTCAGCGCCGTCGCGATCTGGAGGACGAAAGCTCCTTCTTCGGCGCCATGGACGGCGCCTCGAAATTCGTGCGCGGCGACGCCATCGCCGGCCTGCTGATCACCTTCATCAACATCGTCGGCGGCATCATCATCGGCGTCGCGCAGATGGATCTCTCCTTCGGCGACGCGGCGACGACCTACACGCTGCTGACCATCGGCGACGGGCTGGTGTCGCAGATCCCGGCGCTGATCGTCTCCACCGCCGCCGGTCTGCTGGTCTCCAAGGCGGGCGTCTCGGGCGCCGCCGACAAGGCGCTCGCCAAGCAGCTCTCCGGCTATCCCAAGGCGCTCGGCATGTCCTCCTTCGTGATGGTCACGCTGTCGCTGCTGCCGGGCATTCCGATGCTGCCGTTCCTGGGGCTTGCGGGGCTCGCCGGCTATCTCGCCTTCAAGGCGGGCAAGCAGCAGCAGGTGGTCGCGGAACAGGCGAAGGTCGCGGAAATCGCGGCCGCCGAACCGCCCGCGCCGAGCGAGCCGCCGATCGCGGATTCGCTCAAGATGGACGAGCTGCGCATCGAGCTCGGCTATGCGCTGCTGCCGCTGATCAACGACCAGGGCGCGCAGGGCGACCAGCTCACCGAACAGATCAAGGCGCTGCGGCGTCAGCTGGCCTCCGACCTCGGCATTCTCATGCCGCCGGTGCGCATCCTCGACAACATCCAGCTCGGCGCCAACGACTATGTCATCAAGGTCAAGGAAGTGCCCGCCGGTCAGGGCCAGCTCTTCCCCAACCACTACATGGTCATGGATCCGCAGGGCGGGCAGGTGAACCTGCCGGGCCAGCACACCACCGAGCCGACCTTCGGCCTGCCGGCGACCTGGGTGGAGGGCCAGTACCGCGAGGACGCGGCGCTGCGCGGCTACACGGTGGTCGATCCGGCGACCGTGCTGGCGACCCATCTGACCGAGACGATCCGCGGCAATGTGTCGGAACTGCTGACCTACGCCGATGTGCAGAAGCTCCTGAAGGAAATCACCGGCGAGCAGGCCAAGCTGGTGGAGGACATCGTGCCCTCGCAGATCACCGTGTCGGGCATCCAGCGGGTGCTGCAGGCGCTGCTGGCCGAGCGCATCTCGGTGCGCGATCTCGGCACCATTCTGGAAGGCATCGCCGAGGCGACCGGCTTCACGCGCAATCCGGCCCATATCGCGGAGCATGTGCGCTCGCGGCTGGCGCGGCAGATCTCGGCCGCCAACACCGCGCCGGGCGGCTATCTGCCGCTCATCGCGCTGTCGCCGCAGTGGGAGCAGGCGTTCCTGGAATCCATCGTCGGCGAGGGCGAGGACCGTGCGCTCGCCATGGCGCCGTCGAAGCTGCAGGATTTCGTCCGCCTCGTGCGCGACGCCTTCGAGCAGGCGGCCCAGGCCGGCGAGGTGCCGGTGCTGCTGACCTCGCCGCAAACCCGCCCCTTCGTGCGCTCCATCGTCGAGCGCTTCCGCGCCCACACCACCGTCATGAGCCAGAACGAGGTCCACCCGCGCACCCGGCTGAAGACGGTGGGCACGGTGTAA
- a CDS encoding sigma-54 dependent transcriptional regulator — protein sequence MRLLIVGTLEGQLITASKIAMDGGAAVVHADTVDDMLKTLRSGRGADLVMADVDLDIGDLIARLEGERIHVPVVACGVKTDATAAVNAIRAGAKEYIPLPPDPEMIAAVLAAVARERSSIIYRDNAMAAVVRLAEQIAGSDASILVTGESGSGKEVISRFVHARSNRADKPFISINCAAIPEHLLESELFGHEKGAFTGAVARRIGKFEEASGGTLLLDEISEMDVRLQAKLLRAIQERVIDRVGGSKPVAVDIRIIATSNRDLAEAVRVGTFREDLLYRLNVVNLKLPPLRERPGDILELAGHFVERYAQENGVPKRPISDEARAMLVANPWPGNVRELENTMHRAVLLATGDAIDVDAIRMPDGSPIAAGQGADARVAASAAATAEAVSRAFVGRTVADVERDLILDTLDHCLGNRTHAAKILGISIRTLRNKLNQYADEGLDVPAPGEARVAVA from the coding sequence ATGCGACTGTTGATCGTCGGCACGCTCGAAGGCCAGTTGATCACCGCCTCGAAGATCGCCATGGACGGCGGCGCGGCGGTCGTCCACGCGGACACCGTTGACGACATGCTCAAGACGCTGCGCTCCGGGCGCGGCGCGGACCTGGTGATGGCGGACGTCGATCTCGACATCGGCGACCTGATCGCGCGGCTCGAGGGTGAGCGCATTCACGTGCCGGTCGTCGCCTGCGGCGTGAAGACGGACGCCACCGCCGCCGTCAATGCCATTCGCGCCGGCGCCAAGGAATACATTCCGCTGCCGCCCGATCCGGAGATGATCGCCGCCGTGCTGGCGGCGGTGGCGCGCGAGCGCTCCTCCATCATCTATCGCGACAACGCGATGGCCGCCGTGGTGCGCCTCGCCGAACAGATCGCCGGCTCCGACGCCTCGATCCTGGTGACCGGCGAATCCGGCTCGGGCAAGGAGGTGATCTCGCGCTTCGTGCATGCCCGCTCCAACCGGGCGGACAAGCCGTTCATCTCCATCAACTGCGCGGCCATTCCCGAGCACCTGCTGGAGTCGGAGCTTTTCGGGCACGAAAAGGGCGCCTTCACCGGCGCGGTCGCCCGGCGCATCGGCAAGTTCGAGGAAGCGAGCGGCGGCACGCTGCTGCTCGACGAGATCTCGGAGATGGACGTGCGGCTGCAGGCGAAGCTCCTGCGCGCCATCCAGGAGCGGGTGATCGACCGGGTGGGCGGCAGCAAGCCGGTGGCCGTCGACATCCGCATCATCGCCACGTCCAACCGCGATCTGGCGGAGGCGGTGCGCGTGGGCACCTTCCGCGAGGATCTGCTCTACCGGCTCAACGTGGTCAATCTGAAGCTCCCGCCGCTGCGCGAGCGCCCGGGCGACATTCTCGAGCTCGCCGGGCATTTCGTCGAGCGCTACGCCCAGGAAAACGGCGTGCCGAAGCGTCCGATCTCCGACGAGGCGCGGGCGATGCTGGTCGCCAATCCGTGGCCGGGCAACGTGCGCGAGCTGGAAAACACCATGCACCGCGCGGTGCTGCTGGCCACGGGCGATGCCATCGACGTCGACGCGATCCGCATGCCGGACGGCAGCCCGATCGCCGCCGGACAGGGCGCGGACGCGCGCGTCGCGGCCAGTGCGGCGGCGACCGCCGAGGCCGTCAGCCGCGCCTTCGTGGGCCGCACCGTGGCGGATGTGGAGCGCGATCTCATCCTCGACACGCTCGACCATTGCCTGGGCAACCGCACCCATGCGGCGAAAATCCTCGGGATCTCGATCCGCACCTTGCGCAACAAGCTGAATCAATATGCCGATGAGGGGCTGGACGTTCCCGCGCCCGGCGAGGCGCGCGTCGCCGTGGCGTGA
- the aguA gene encoding agmatine deiminase, translating to MPRLLASTPRADGFRMPGEFEPHAGCWMVWPERTDNWRLNAKPAQDAFVAVAEAIHPSDPVTMAVSAGQYANARARLSPGIRVVELSSDDAWMRDIGPSFVVDGAGTRRAVDWRFNAWGGLHDGLYFPWDRDDAVAAKVAEIEGADRYRAPLVLEGGAIHVDGDGTAYTTGECLLSPGRNPGLSKPEIEALLEDYLGVETVLWVPRGVHGDETTGHVDNLLHVCAPGLVALTWTDDPGDPQHARSAEALAFLSQAKDARGRRLRVIKLPMPGPLFMSAAEADGIDARADGMVRRAGERLAASYCNFYIGTTRVVYPLLDPRTDAEAGEILRGLFPDREIVGVPAREILLGGGNIHCITQQVPR from the coding sequence ATGCCCCGCCTGCTCGCCTCCACGCCCCGCGCCGACGGGTTCCGCATGCCTGGCGAGTTCGAGCCGCACGCCGGATGCTGGATGGTCTGGCCGGAGCGGACGGACAACTGGCGCCTCAACGCCAAGCCGGCTCAGGACGCCTTCGTCGCGGTCGCCGAGGCGATCCACCCCTCCGATCCCGTCACCATGGCGGTCTCGGCCGGGCAATACGCCAACGCGCGCGCCCGTTTGTCGCCGGGCATTCGCGTCGTGGAACTGTCGAGCGACGACGCCTGGATGCGCGATATCGGACCGAGCTTCGTGGTCGACGGCGCGGGCACCCGCCGCGCCGTCGACTGGCGCTTCAACGCCTGGGGCGGGCTTCACGACGGGCTCTATTTTCCCTGGGACCGCGACGACGCCGTGGCGGCGAAGGTCGCCGAGATCGAGGGCGCGGACCGCTACCGCGCGCCCCTCGTGCTGGAAGGCGGCGCGATCCATGTGGATGGCGACGGCACGGCCTACACAACCGGGGAATGCCTGCTCAGCCCCGGCCGCAATCCCGGGCTCTCGAAGCCGGAGATCGAGGCCCTGCTGGAGGACTACCTCGGCGTCGAGACCGTGCTCTGGGTGCCGCGCGGCGTCCATGGCGACGAGACCACCGGCCATGTCGACAATCTGCTGCATGTCTGCGCGCCGGGTCTCGTCGCCCTCACCTGGACCGACGATCCAGGCGACCCGCAGCATGCCCGCTCCGCCGAGGCGCTGGCGTTCCTGTCCCAAGCGAAAGACGCAAGAGGGCGGCGCCTGCGCGTCATCAAGCTGCCGATGCCCGGGCCGCTGTTCATGAGCGCCGCGGAAGCCGACGGCATCGACGCGCGCGCGGACGGCATGGTCCGCCGGGCCGGGGAACGGCTCGCGGCCAGCTACTGCAACTTCTACATAGGCACGACGCGCGTGGTCTATCCGCTGCTCGACCCGCGCACCGACGCCGAGGCCGGGGAGATCCTGCGCGGCCTCTTCCCGGATCGCGAGATCGTCGGCGTGCCGGCGCGCGAGATCCTGCTCGGCGGCGGCAACATCCATTGCATCACCCAGCAGGTTCCGAGATGA
- a CDS encoding metallophosphoesterase, whose amino-acid sequence MFRLAHLSDPHLGPMPDARLRDLMSKRMIGYVNWHRNRARALTASWLDRLVDDMRRQAPDHVALTGDLVNIALDQEIAAARRWLDALAPPDRLSVVPGNHDAYVPGALRRASEAWAPYMTGDGAPGVHFPYVRKRGPLALVGVSSARASGPWFATGRIGSRQTRHLRETLEALGAQGVFRVVMIHHPPQRGATAWHKRLTDASRVRAAIKRAGAELVLHGHTHLATRTHIEGPHGPVPVICVPSASNGPGHKRPAARYNLFSIDGAHGAWTCEMEERGFRAQTLEDAGGVDTLARHSLAIPGTPAAVA is encoded by the coding sequence ATGTTCCGCCTTGCCCACCTGTCCGACCCGCATCTGGGTCCAATGCCCGACGCGCGCCTGCGCGACCTGATGTCGAAGCGCATGATCGGCTACGTCAACTGGCATCGCAACCGCGCGCGCGCCCTGACCGCCTCCTGGCTCGACCGCCTTGTGGACGACATGCGCCGCCAGGCGCCCGACCATGTCGCGCTGACCGGCGATCTCGTCAACATCGCGCTCGATCAGGAGATCGCCGCCGCGCGGCGCTGGCTCGATGCCCTCGCGCCACCGGATCGCCTGTCCGTGGTTCCGGGCAACCACGACGCCTATGTGCCGGGCGCATTGCGCCGGGCCAGCGAGGCCTGGGCGCCCTACATGACCGGGGACGGCGCGCCGGGCGTGCATTTTCCCTATGTGCGCAAACGCGGCCCCCTCGCCCTCGTCGGCGTGTCGAGCGCGCGCGCCAGCGGCCCGTGGTTCGCCACCGGACGCATCGGCAGCCGTCAGACACGCCACCTGCGCGAAACGCTGGAGGCGTTGGGCGCGCAAGGAGTGTTCCGGGTCGTGATGATCCATCATCCGCCGCAGCGCGGCGCGACCGCCTGGCACAAGCGGCTGACGGACGCCTCGCGCGTGCGCGCCGCGATCAAGCGCGCGGGCGCGGAACTCGTCCTGCACGGCCACACCCATCTGGCCACGCGCACCCATATCGAGGGCCCGCACGGACCGGTTCCCGTGATCTGCGTGCCCTCGGCCTCCAACGGCCCCGGCCACAAGCGCCCGGCGGCGCGCTACAATCTGTTCTCGATCGACGGTGCGCACGGCGCCTGGACCTGCGAGATGGAAGAGCGCGGTTTTCGCGCGCAGACATTGGAAGACGCGGGAGGTGTGGACACGCTCGCGCGGCACAGTCTCGCGATTCCCGGCACGCCCGCAGCCGTAGCCTGA
- the fliN gene encoding flagellar motor switch protein FliN, with translation MSDTDQAAKERGGLPLTEMEAQGVHHDDGEYSQARGAADLEAVFDVPVQISAVLGHARMHVSELLKLDAGTVLKLDRKVGEAIDIYVNDRLVARGEVVLVEDKLGVTMTEIIKSDR, from the coding sequence ATGAGCGATACGGATCAAGCCGCCAAGGAGCGCGGTGGGCTGCCGCTCACCGAGATGGAAGCCCAGGGCGTGCACCACGACGACGGCGAATACTCGCAGGCCCGCGGCGCGGCCGATCTGGAGGCCGTCTTCGACGTGCCGGTGCAGATCTCGGCCGTGCTGGGCCACGCCCGCATGCATGTGTCGGAACTCTTGAAGCTCGATGCGGGCACCGTGCTGAAGCTCGACCGCAAGGTCGGCGAAGCCATCGACATCTACGTCAACGACCGGCTGGTGGCGCGTGGCGAGGTGGTCCTCGTGGAGGACAAGCTCGGCGTCACCATGACGGAAATCATCAAGTCCGATCGCTGA
- a CDS encoding FliH/SctL family protein, protein MKAHRFLFDRDFATIDVGETEPEAPSEPVEPEVPMMPVAEHEALLAAAEEAAFERGRAARAAEEQENEEARLAGEAARLAGEVNALIGQLDTEQERQEKDAVALAFLVARRLCAHLIAREPLGEIVALISECLGPLRKAPHLVIRVRDGDIEALKARVDPLVKEKGFEGRVVFLGEPELAAGDCRIEWADGGIVRDRRALEKQIDQAARRYFEGRRVARTPDPTPNQEAADRRSAE, encoded by the coding sequence ATGAAGGCCCACCGGTTCCTGTTCGACCGCGATTTCGCGACGATCGACGTCGGCGAGACGGAGCCGGAGGCGCCGTCCGAGCCGGTGGAACCCGAGGTGCCGATGATGCCGGTCGCCGAGCACGAGGCGCTGCTGGCCGCCGCCGAAGAGGCCGCCTTCGAGCGCGGGCGGGCGGCACGGGCGGCCGAGGAGCAGGAAAACGAGGAGGCGCGGCTTGCCGGCGAGGCGGCACGGCTCGCCGGCGAGGTCAACGCGCTGATCGGCCAGCTCGACACCGAGCAGGAGCGCCAGGAAAAGGACGCGGTGGCGCTCGCCTTTCTGGTCGCGCGGCGGCTGTGCGCGCATCTGATCGCGCGCGAGCCGCTCGGCGAGATCGTCGCGCTGATTTCCGAGTGCCTCGGGCCCTTGCGCAAGGCGCCGCATCTGGTGATCCGCGTGCGCGACGGCGACATCGAGGCGCTGAAGGCCAGGGTCGATCCGCTGGTGAAGGAAAAGGGCTTCGAGGGCCGGGTGGTGTTTCTCGGCGAGCCGGAGCTCGCGGCGGGCGACTGCCGCATCGAGTGGGCGGACGGCGGCATCGTGCGCGACCGCCGCGCGCTGGAAAAGCAGATCGACCAGGCGGCGCGTCGCTACTTCGAGGGGCGCCGGGTTGCCCGGACGCCCGACCCCACCCCCAACCAGGAGGCCGCTGACCGGCGGAGCGCGGAATGA
- a CDS encoding arylamine N-acetyltransferase, whose translation MQLSAYLDRIGWSGALRPDLDTLTALMRAHLAAVPFENLDQQLGRAVATDAAHAYDKIVVRRRGGWCFEVNTLLEWALREIGFSVAPLSGHVGRSAETPALTDNHKCLRVDLDAGAFLVDVGYGGSQLAPLPLTAGSTLQAPYALHISETGDGFWRLTDDAHGNVSSFDFLPEPVPADRFEGASHTLQSDPGSPFVRNLTAQRRLADRHLILRGKVLKTVTAEATEDTLLHDADDLVACLRETFALDMPEAATLWPRIEARHAELFPIQA comes from the coding sequence ATGCAGCTCTCCGCCTATCTCGACCGCATCGGCTGGTCCGGTGCCCTCCGCCCCGATCTCGACACGCTGACGGCGCTGATGCGCGCCCATCTCGCCGCCGTCCCCTTCGAGAATCTCGATCAGCAACTCGGCCGCGCCGTGGCGACCGACGCCGCGCATGCCTATGACAAGATCGTCGTCCGGCGACGCGGCGGCTGGTGCTTCGAGGTCAACACGCTGCTGGAATGGGCGCTGCGCGAGATCGGCTTTTCCGTCGCGCCGCTCTCCGGCCATGTGGGCCGCAGCGCCGAGACGCCCGCGCTCACCGACAACCACAAGTGCCTGCGCGTCGATCTCGACGCGGGCGCCTTTCTCGTCGACGTCGGCTATGGCGGCAGCCAGCTCGCGCCCCTGCCGCTCACCGCCGGCAGCACTCTCCAGGCGCCCTACGCCCTGCACATCTCGGAGACCGGCGACGGCTTCTGGCGCCTCACCGACGACGCGCACGGCAACGTCTCGAGCTTCGACTTCCTGCCCGAGCCCGTGCCGGCGGACCGCTTCGAGGGCGCGAGCCACACGCTGCAGAGCGATCCGGGCTCGCCCTTCGTCCGCAATCTGACCGCCCAGCGCCGGCTTGCCGACCGGCACCTGATCCTGCGCGGCAAGGTGCTGAAGACGGTCACCGCCGAGGCCACCGAGGACACGCTGCTGCACGACGCCGACGACCTCGTCGCCTGCCTGCGCGAGACCTTCGCTCTCGACATGCCCGAGGCCGCGACCCTCTGGCCGCGCATCGAAGCCCGCCACGCGGAGCTATTTCCAATTCAGGCATAG
- the aguB gene encoding N-carbamoylputrescine amidase — protein MRHVTLAALQMACAPERADNVARAEALIREAAGRGANIILPQELFEYPYFCQDEAPDLLMRAEPADAQPTIARMQALAAELGVVIPVSFYELAGQARFNSIAIIDADGANLGVYRKSHIPQGSGYQEKYYFSPGDTGFRVFDTRFGRIGVGICWDQWFPETARAMALMGAEMLFFPTAIGSELLDPTWDSAAHWQRVMQGHAGANLMPLVAANRIGTEPGRNGTKLTFYGSSFIADATGAKIAEADRASETVLTATVDLDEIAALRAGWGVFRDRRPELYGPLTTLDGASRRG, from the coding sequence ATGAGACACGTCACGCTTGCCGCCCTGCAGATGGCCTGCGCGCCGGAGCGCGCCGACAATGTCGCGCGCGCCGAGGCACTGATCCGCGAGGCGGCCGGCCGGGGCGCCAACATCATCCTGCCGCAGGAGCTGTTCGAGTATCCCTATTTCTGTCAGGATGAAGCGCCGGACCTGCTGATGCGCGCCGAGCCTGCCGACGCGCAGCCGACGATTGCGCGCATGCAGGCGCTCGCCGCCGAACTCGGCGTCGTCATTCCCGTGAGCTTCTATGAACTGGCCGGTCAGGCACGCTTCAATTCCATCGCGATCATCGACGCCGACGGCGCCAATCTCGGCGTCTACCGCAAGAGCCACATTCCGCAGGGCTCGGGCTATCAGGAAAAATATTACTTCTCGCCCGGCGACACCGGCTTCCGGGTGTTCGACACCCGCTTCGGACGCATCGGCGTCGGCATTTGCTGGGACCAGTGGTTTCCCGAGACGGCCCGCGCCATGGCGCTGATGGGCGCCGAGATGCTGTTCTTCCCGACCGCCATCGGCTCGGAACTGCTCGATCCGACATGGGATTCGGCCGCGCACTGGCAGCGCGTCATGCAGGGTCACGCCGGGGCCAATCTGATGCCGCTGGTCGCCGCAAACCGCATCGGTACGGAACCCGGACGCAACGGCACCAAGCTCACCTTCTACGGCTCCTCCTTCATCGCCGACGCGACCGGTGCCAAGATCGCCGAGGCCGACCGCGCCAGCGAGACCGTGCTCACCGCGACCGTCGATCTGGACGAGATCGCCGCCCTGCGCGCCGGCTGGGGCGTCTTCCGCGACCGCCGGCCGGAGCTTTACGGCCCCCTGACGACCCTCGACGGCGCGTCGCGCCGGGGCTGA
- the fliG gene encoding flagellar motor switch protein FliG, whose translation MSIAQSVQNQPGQQLTISNTEAERELKGVERVAVLLLALGEKHGRRIWEQLDEMEVREISAAMARLGPVTPKMLEELFVDFVKKISSNGALNGNVDVTERLLSSFLPGDRVSVIMEEIRGPAGRNMWEKLSNVQENVLANYLKNEYPQTVAVVLSKIDPDHAAKVLGILPEELALEVISRMLKMEAIQKEVLEKVEQTLRVEFMSNLTNTSRRDSHEMMAEIFNNFDRQTEARFLAALEEDNRESAERIKTLMFTFDDLMKLDAGSCQTLLRHVEKDRLAIALKGASETVREFFFGNMSSRAAKMLQDDMEALGPIRLRDVDEAQSGMVATAKDLAAKGELMLSKSKGDDEIIY comes from the coding sequence ATGAGCATTGCACAAAGCGTACAGAACCAGCCCGGCCAGCAGCTGACGATCAGCAACACGGAGGCCGAACGGGAACTCAAGGGCGTCGAGCGCGTCGCCGTGCTGCTGCTTGCGCTCGGCGAGAAGCACGGGCGGCGCATCTGGGAGCAGCTCGACGAGATGGAAGTGCGCGAGATCTCCGCCGCCATGGCGCGTCTCGGCCCCGTCACGCCGAAGATGCTGGAGGAGCTGTTCGTCGACTTCGTGAAGAAGATCTCCTCCAATGGCGCGCTCAACGGCAACGTCGACGTGACCGAGCGGCTGCTGTCGAGCTTCCTGCCGGGCGACCGAGTGTCGGTCATCATGGAGGAAATCCGCGGGCCGGCCGGCCGCAACATGTGGGAGAAGCTCTCCAACGTGCAGGAGAACGTGCTCGCCAACTACCTCAAGAACGAATACCCGCAGACGGTCGCCGTCGTGCTGTCGAAGATCGACCCGGACCATGCCGCCAAGGTGCTCGGCATCCTGCCGGAGGAACTGGCGCTCGAGGTCATCTCGCGCATGCTCAAGATGGAGGCGATCCAGAAGGAGGTGCTGGAGAAGGTCGAGCAGACGCTGCGGGTCGAGTTCATGTCGAACCTGACCAACACCAGCCGGCGCGACAGCCACGAGATGATGGCGGAGATCTTCAACAACTTCGACCGTCAGACCGAGGCGCGCTTCCTGGCCGCGCTGGAGGAGGACAACCGCGAGTCCGCCGAACGCATCAAGACGCTGATGTTCACCTTCGACGACCTGATGAAGCTCGACGCCGGCAGCTGCCAGACGCTGCTGCGGCACGTGGAGAAGGACCGCCTGGCCATCGCGCTCAAGGGCGCGTCGGAGACGGTGCGCGAGTTCTTCTTCGGCAACATGTCGTCGCGCGCGGCCAAGATGCTGCAGGACGACATGGAAGCGCTCGGCCCGATCCGGCTGCGCGACGTGGACGAAGCCCAGTCGGGCATGGTGGCAACCGCCAAGGACCTCGCCGCCAAGGGCGAGCTCATGCTCTCCAAGAGCAAGGGCGACGACGAAATCATCTACTGA